The genomic segment CGAGGTAGAGCCCGGTCAGGCCGCCGGGGAGGCACCGTGAGCACCGTGTTCAGCCACGGGCGGCTGCGCCTGTACCTGCTCAAGCTGCTGGAGGAGAGCCCCCGGCACGGGTACGAGGTGATCAGCCTGCTCGAGGACCGCTTCATGGGGATGTACGCGCCGTCGCCGGGCACGGTCTACCCGCGGCTGCAGCGGCTCGAGGCCGAGGGGCTGGTCACCCGCAGCCAGGAAGGCGGGCGCAAGGTGTACCGGATCACCGACGCCGGCCGCGAGGAGCTGGACCGGCGCCGGGACGAGCTGGCCGACCTGGAGGCCGACATCCACAGCTCCGTGCGCGACCTGGCCAAGGAGATCCGCGAGGAGGTCCGCGGCACCATCCGTGACTTCAAGCAGGAGCTGAAGCAGGCCGCCCGGGAGATGCGCCGCGAGCAGCGGCACGAGAGCCGGCAGCGCGGGGAGCGGCACGGGCGCCCCTGGTCTGAGGACTGGAGCGGGTCGGCGCCACACGGCCGGGACTGGACCGGGGACTGGTGCTCGCCGTCGGCCGAGGAGCTCGAGCAGCGCCTGCAGCGGTTCCTGCACCTGACCCACCAGCTCGCGCACCGGATGCAGCTCACCGAGGCCCAGGTCCGCGAGTGCGCCGCCATCCTCGACGAGGCGTTCGACCGCATCCGGCAGACGCTGCGCCACAAGCGCTGAGCGGCACGATGCCCCGCTCGGCCGGCGGCTGCGCAGCTTCGTGGTCGCCGCTGGCAGCCGCCGTGACGTGTTGACGGGTCCGGGGACAAGTGGTGCGATCATCGGTATGAACGATGTGGTCGAGCGTGTCCTGGCCGTGGTCGAGCGGATCCCCTCCGGGCGGGTGCTGTCCTACGGCGACGTGGCCGAGCTCGCCCCGGCGCCCACCCCCCGCGACGTCGGGCAGGTGCTGCTCAGGCACGGCGACGGAGTGCCCTGGTGGAGGGTGCTGCGTGCCGACGGCACGCCAGCACCCCACCTGCGCGACCGGCAGCTCGCGCTGCTCCGGGCCGAGGGGACGCCGATGACGCCGTTCGGGGAGGGGGTCGACCTGCGCCGCGCCAGGTGGGCCGCTGCCCAGTGGGGAGACGGCGAGCAGGCGTCGCTGTTCGACTGAGCCGAGCCGCGCGGCGGCCGCCGCCCGTGGAGCAACGCCCGGTGGCCAGGGCGACACCGCAACAGCCAGGATCACCGCGAGACGAGGAGGGACCGTGACGGGAGACCCCGCGCGCTTCACCCGGCCGGACCCGGAGCGGCAGCAGGTCGCCTTCGTGCTCGGGGGTGGCGGGATGCTCGGCGCCCACGAGGTCGGCATGCTGCAGGCGCTGGCCGAGGCCGGGATCCGGCCCG from the Actinomycetes bacterium genome contains:
- a CDS encoding MGMT family protein; this encodes MNDVVERVLAVVERIPSGRVLSYGDVAELAPAPTPRDVGQVLLRHGDGVPWWRVLRADGTPAPHLRDRQLALLRAEGTPMTPFGEGVDLRRARWAAAQWGDGEQASLFD
- a CDS encoding helix-turn-helix transcriptional regulator; translated protein: MSTVFSHGRLRLYLLKLLEESPRHGYEVISLLEDRFMGMYAPSPGTVYPRLQRLEAEGLVTRSQEGGRKVYRITDAGREELDRRRDELADLEADIHSSVRDLAKEIREEVRGTIRDFKQELKQAAREMRREQRHESRQRGERHGRPWSEDWSGSAPHGRDWTGDWCSPSAEELEQRLQRFLHLTHQLAHRMQLTEAQVRECAAILDEAFDRIRQTLRHKR